Proteins from a genomic interval of Desulfovibrio sp. Huiquan2017:
- a CDS encoding ferredoxin yields the protein MAIVIDHDECIGCESCVEICPEVFEMDADGEKATVIAPDSTLDCVDEAIETCPNEAISKS from the coding sequence ATGGCCATTGTTATTGATCACGATGAATGTATCGGTTGTGAATCCTGCGTCGAGATCTGTCCCGAAGTCTTTGAAATGGATGCGGATGGGGAAAAGGCCACGGTCATCGCCCCCGATTCCACTCTGGACTGTGTGGATGAGGCCATTGAGACCTGCCCCAATGAGGCTATCTCTAAGTCGTAA